DNA from Metabacillus flavus:
TCAATCGCATTAAAATATTTTCCTTCGAGTACCATTTCATCAGAGGTCTGGCTTTTGGTATTTGAAGAAGGTTGTTCCACTTTTTCAGCCTGTTTGTTATCTGCCATCGGAAATGTGCATGCACCTGAGAAAATAACCAGCGGTACAATTGCATAGGCGAGCCTTTTTTTCATGTCTTACTACCACCCTAGATTCGTAAAGTTTCTGTTTTCAGCAAAGTCCATTGTATCATTATTGCCAAAAAAGAAAAAAACTATATTTGCCAAATAAAAAGATGCCCCTTGTGAGGGCACCTTCACTCGTTTCTATTTTTGAATAGCAGCCTCCAAGGCTACTTCAATCATTTCATTGAACGTAGTTTGACGCTCTTCAGATGTCGTTTCCTCACCTGTTATAATATGGTCGCTTACGGTTAGAACAGATAGAGCTTTCCGTCCGAATTTAGCAGCAATCGTATAAAGTGCTGAGGATTCCATCTCCACTGCCAGTATTCCGTATCTCGCCCATTTTTCCAATTCGGCATTTTCATTGTAGAACATATCTGCTGTAAATACATTTCCAGCGCGAAGCTTAAGTCCTTTGGCCATTCCTGCATCATATGCTCTCTTCAGCAGCTCAAAGTCTGCAGTTGGCGCATAATCCACTCCGCCAAACGTGATCCGGTTCATTTGTGAATCAGTAGATGCACTCATTGCGAGGATTACATCTCTCACTTTTACGTCCTTTTGAATGGCGCCGCATGTACCCACACGAATGAGCTGCTGCACGTTATAGCTTGAAATCAATTCATTGACATAAATCGATATCGAAGGGACTCCCATTCCTGTTCCCTGAACTGAAATCCGTTCTCCTTTATAAGTACCCGTGAACCCAAGCATGCCGCGGACTTCATTGTAGCATTCCGGATTCTCAAGGAATGTTTCTGCAATGTATTTAGCCCGAAGCGGATCGCCCGGTAGCAGGATCGTTTCTGCAATTTGTCCTTCTTTTGCTCCTATATGTACGCTCATGTAAAATCCTCCTCTATTCCAACTGTAGCATATTCTGCTATATCCACATTGTACTTTGATTAAGCGAACTATGGAAGCTGTTTTCGCGAAAGGTATTTAGGCTTTATGACAAGGACATTTCCTCTTACAATGTACTTTTTCATGCTTTTTATATATTTCTCGAAGATCCAGACAGAGAGAAAATAAAATGGAAGGTAAATCATTGAAATCTTAATTATCTCAAAGAAATACATGGAGAATCCGTTAAAATCATGAAACTTCCGAAAGAAGACAATTTCGGAGAAGCTAATGAGCATACTAACGAAGTAAAGGTTCAGCAGATGGAAAAAGAACTGGCTACTGCCTTTATAGAACAGTTTTTCGAGTTCCTTTTTCACTAAAAGGGCTGAAAGCGTTGAAATGGCGCCAAGTATGCATATAATCGCGAGAAGCATTACCATATCCCCTTTATTTGGAGGTAGACTAATGGGTAAAAAACACAGAAACCGCGTAAACGCACCGAAGAAAAACAATCATATTCCGGAATCCGCTATCGAAGCGGAAGAATCAGCACACGGAAAAGAACAGTCGGCACAAAACAGGGAAAACGGCCCTGGCCATCATCTATAATGTGCACAAGCAGCGAATGAAACATGCGCTGCTTGTCTTTTTTATCTAACATGGATCCGGTTGATCCTTTTCCATCCTCCGGAATGAAGCCTATAATATTCCTGTCCCTTTCTGCCTTCATCTATAAACAGAATATCTCCTGTTTGAATAAACCTGGCGTTATAATCAGCAGGGACCGTATCCTGGACATTAAACATCTTAAAGGTTTTCTCCAAAGCATCCATATGATCCTTCGCCTCAGCTCGATAGCTGTAAACCCTCCTATATCCTTTTACATCACCTGCCGCCTGAGTCTGAAAAATAGATATGTCCATCATGCGCAGTTTTCTCTTTATCATAAGCAGCTGATCTTTCATCTGAATCCCTCCGCATCATTTTCACTACTAATTAGCGATTAGATGTCGAAAGTCCTTCATCAAAAACAAACTATTTTTGTCGAAAATTAAGGATTGCGCGTTCATATAATCTTTTCACTACTAAAAACCAAATCAGTCCTGCACAAATACCTGCTGAGATATCTGATACATAATGAACTCCGATGTACACCCTGCTTATCGAAATACTTACGACAAAGAAAATCATCGCTGTGACAATTAGGAAGCGGTACCTCGGAAAGAACCGAATAAGGAGATAACCTGAAAATGCAAAGATGGCCGCTGAATTCATAGCGTGGCCGCTTGGGAAGCTGTAAGTATTTTCTTCCATTAAAGGATTGAAGGATGGTCTTTCCCTGTCAAATCCGTTTTTAAGAAGCCAGTTAAACAATCTTGAACCGATAAAGCACAAAAATAAAAACATCGCTTCTAAAGCCCGCTTTTTATAGGCGAGGACGATAGAAAGGACGATCAATAATGGAAATATGGTTTTCCCTGAACCAAATTCGGTAAAGAAAATAAAATAATCCGTGTATAATGATGCACGGTTTAGTTCAAAAAATTTGACCATCCATTGATCGGCAGGTGTATACCAGCTCGAGTCATAAATAACGGCGAGCAGAATAAAGATAATGAGCAAAATTGCAGTATTCCTGATGTCTTTCATGAGCAAGCGACCTTTCATATGTCATTATTCCATTACGATACCCACATTTTTGCATCGGTAAAACAAAAAAGCCAGCTTTGCCGTATGAGCGGCAAAACAGACATATAGGCATTAGACAATGTATTAGGGGCTGTCCAAAAAGCAGTTTTCCGCTGAATGCTCGCTTCATTCTGTGCAACCCAATATTGTCAGAGCGAATAGTGAAAAACCAATCATTATCAAGCAGCGGAAAACAAAAACCCGGAAATGCCCTGCCAATTCTGACAGCGATTCCGGGTTTTTATAATACTCTAAGCAGGTATTTTAGACAGTCTTGACTCTCATTTAGCTGAAACGCTGGATCGTTTGTGTCAGAATATTAGCCAGCTGAGGAAGATCATGTTTTGTTACCGTCACTCTCACAGCTGTTTCATCCGTCTCAAGCATTTCGGAAAACAGTCCGGACAGCCCTCTTGCTCTCCTGTCAATTTCAAGTACCATTTCAACCCGTTCTTCCGTCACATCGGAAAAAACGACTTCCAGCTCATCCAATTTGCCTCTGAATGAACCTTGAGTCGGGTAAAATTCGAATTCCTGAACGAATGGAAGCCTTCTTCTCATTCTTGCTGAAGCCGCTTCGTTTTCTGCATTTCTTAACTGGAAGCCAAGCTCTCCAAAGGCATCAAATATTTTCTGCTGCAGGGGACCCGGGTGTACATGGATGGCATCCTGGTCACTCGGATCGACCGCATTTTTTATTTCCAGGCCTGTGTGAATCCAAATTTTCGACTGGCCGTATGTAACAGGAGTATCTGATGGCAGTACAAAGCGGAATGGAATTTCTTTATGTTCATCCGGCATGATGACGAACGGTTCATTGATTTTCACCTTTGAAATGACTGCTGTCTGAGTGTATTTTTTGTCATCTGATTCCTTTACGTAATTTGTCATGACGGAAAGGTAGATTTCCGCAATCTCTTGTTCTGTTTTGCCTCCTTTAATCGCCACAATTCCCTGAACCTCTTCCCCTGCTCTGACGTTTACATCATGCAGACGGGTATCAACTTTTGCAGCTCCAATTCCGACGCTTGCAAATACTTTATTAAAAAAAGACATCCTGACTCCTCCATTACTTCTTATTTTGTAAATCGTTTTGAAGCTCATCTATCCTTTCATACGGAAAATCAAGCTGGAGCATTCTCCGCAGGATATGCCGGGTTTCAGGAGTGATATCCAATTCCTCTTCCCAAGGTTTTTCTTTCTCCTCTTTAGCAGAAAAGCCGGAATAAAGCAGGAAAAGAAGAAAGTGCCCTAAGCAATAGAAATCACTTTTGAAAGAGATCTCTCTAAATCTTTTTTTCTTTCTTGATAAACACAATTTCCGTTTATCTCCAATGTTTCTCGCCAGCCCAAAATCGATTATATGAATATCGCGGCCGTCGAGTAAAATATTCGGAATCCGTAAATCCCTGTGAACAATTCCGCGCTCGTGAATGGGGGCTAAAACCGCCGTGATTTTTTTTAACACTGCTATCGACTCGGCCTCCGAATATACAGCGTCCTCATCAAAAATCAATTCTTCGAAGGTCCGCCCATTTTTATATTCCATTGCAAGATAAATATGCCGGTCCACAATAAATTGCTCATACAGCTGAGGGGTCTGGAAATTTCCCATCGAGCTTAGAATAGAAGATTCCATTTCAAAGGAATGATTCGTTTTGCGCCTTCTGTTTCTAGCCTGCTTAATGAGCACAGTCCCGCCATCCTTTATTTGCTGCGCTTTATAGGCGATTCCGTAGCCGCCCTCCCCGGCTTTTGAAATAATTTCATATTTACCATTCAGCACAAACCCTTTACTGAGCTCATTTCCCT
Protein-coding regions in this window:
- a CDS encoding serine/threonine protein kinase yields the protein MTGKGNELSKGFVLNGKYEIISKAGEGGYGIAYKAQQIKDGGTVLIKQARNRRRKTNHSFEMESSILSSMGNFQTPQLYEQFIVDRHIYLAMEYKNGRTFEELIFDEDAVYSEAESIAVLKKITAVLAPIHERGIVHRDLRIPNILLDGRDIHIIDFGLARNIGDKRKLCLSRKKKRFREISFKSDFYCLGHFLLFLLYSGFSAKEEKEKPWEEELDITPETRHILRRMLQLDFPYERIDELQNDLQNKK
- the deoD gene encoding purine-nucleoside phosphorylase, with protein sequence MSVHIGAKEGQIAETILLPGDPLRAKYIAETFLENPECYNEVRGMLGFTGTYKGERISVQGTGMGVPSISIYVNELISSYNVQQLIRVGTCGAIQKDVKVRDVILAMSASTDSQMNRITFGGVDYAPTADFELLKRAYDAGMAKGLKLRAGNVFTADMFYNENAELEKWARYGILAVEMESSALYTIAAKFGRKALSVLTVSDHIITGEETTSEERQTTFNEMIEVALEAAIQK
- a CDS encoding sporulation protein → MSFFNKVFASVGIGAAKVDTRLHDVNVRAGEEVQGIVAIKGGKTEQEIAEIYLSVMTNYVKESDDKKYTQTAVISKVKINEPFVIMPDEHKEIPFRFVLPSDTPVTYGQSKIWIHTGLEIKNAVDPSDQDAIHVHPGPLQQKIFDAFGELGFQLRNAENEAASARMRRRLPFVQEFEFYPTQGSFRGKLDELEVVFSDVTEERVEMVLEIDRRARGLSGLFSEMLETDETAVRVTVTKHDLPQLANILTQTIQRFS
- a CDS encoding phosphatase PAP2 family protein: MKDIRNTAILLIIFILLAVIYDSSWYTPADQWMVKFFELNRASLYTDYFIFFTEFGSGKTIFPLLIVLSIVLAYKKRALEAMFLFLCFIGSRLFNWLLKNGFDRERPSFNPLMEENTYSFPSGHAMNSAAIFAFSGYLLIRFFPRYRFLIVTAMIFFVVSISISRVYIGVHYVSDISAGICAGLIWFLVVKRLYERAILNFRQK